CAAAAGCTGCAATGTGGTCCTCGTTCACGGGTAATAGAGGCTGGAACCGGTTCAGGATCATTTTCACATACATTTGCAAGAAGTGCTAACAAACTCTTCAGTTACGAATTCCATCAGCTTAGGTACGGACAAGCTTTGGATGAGTTTAGAGACCATGGTTTAATTGATGATGGAAAAGTTATAATTACTCATCGGGACGTTTGTCAAAATGGATTTGAAATTTCCAAAGCTGACACGACCTCCTACAAGTTTAAAGAGGGAGAAAACTCAGTTGATATTTCAGCGGACTGCGTATTTCTAGATCTACCGGCTCCCTGGGAAGCTATTCCACACCTGGATAATGTTATTTCTAAGACCAAGAAGGTAGCGGTGTGCTGTTTTTCGCCATGTATTGAACAGGTTGATAAGACGTTAGAGGTCATGGAGAAATATGGATGGCACGATGCCCAAATGGTAGAAATCCAAGGCAGACAGTATGAATCGAGAAGGCAGATGGTACGTAAGCTTGATGATGCCCTAGAAAGGCTCAGGGATGTAAAAAGGCGGAAACAGCAGGGCGTTGAACGGCGTAAGCGCCTAAGTGAGCAATTAGTAAATAATGAAGATGTTTCCGACGACGTTAGACCTACTACGCCCAAAACAAGCTACAATCCGTTTGGAAAAGGATCTC
The Eremothecium sinecaudum strain ATCC 58844 chromosome II, complete sequence DNA segment above includes these coding regions:
- the GCD14 gene encoding tRNA 1-methyladenosine methyltransferase subunit GCD14 (Syntenic homolog of Ashbya gossypii AFL214C; Syntenic homolog of Saccharomyces cerevisiae YJL125C (GCD14)), producing the protein MPISQFSKYKDIIEEGDMALIWISRDNLKPVTIKSGQVFNTRYGSFSHDSMIGKEYGSQIAVRTKGSNRFGFIHVLQCTPELWTLSLPHRTQIVYTPDSSYIMQKLQCGPRSRVIEAGTGSGSFSHTFARSANKLFSYEFHQLRYGQALDEFRDHGLIDDGKVIITHRDVCQNGFEISKADTTSYKFKEGENSVDISADCVFLDLPAPWEAIPHLDNVISKTKKVAVCCFSPCIEQVDKTLEVMEKYGWHDAQMVEIQGRQYESRRQMVRKLDDALERLRDVKRRKQQGVERRKRLSEQLVNNEDVSDDVRPTTPKTSYNPFGKGSRVKEGDKQFEWKQVAKIEAEIKSHTSYLTFAYKLVDKTRNEQLVEELIDKYKDFNPNEEELSNRQKKKRELQTTSPSD